A genomic segment from Alteribacillus bidgolensis encodes:
- a CDS encoding chromate transporter yields the protein MFEQLSFYWKLFISFVKPGLLGFGGGPASIPFIEKEVCDKNNWMTHEEFFEALALGNSLPGPITTKLAAIVGYKVGGITGMTVAITGMVVPTAILVVLLTNLYMKYKNIPKIEGIIHVLKVVVVVLLLQVTWELGKNGITDKLTICIFIAATIAIFTFKLHPLLVIVLAIVFALIFL from the coding sequence ATGTTTGAACAATTAAGCTTCTATTGGAAATTATTTATTTCCTTTGTTAAGCCTGGTTTATTAGGTTTTGGGGGAGGGCCTGCCTCGATCCCGTTTATTGAAAAAGAAGTGTGTGATAAAAACAACTGGATGACACATGAAGAATTTTTCGAAGCACTTGCTTTAGGTAACTCGTTGCCAGGTCCTATCACAACAAAATTGGCGGCAATTGTTGGCTACAAGGTCGGGGGCATCACAGGAATGACAGTAGCAATAACCGGGATGGTTGTTCCTACTGCAATACTTGTTGTTCTTTTGACAAACCTTTATATGAAGTATAAAAATATTCCTAAAATAGAAGGAATCATTCATGTATTAAAAGTAGTTGTAGTTGTTCTTTTGTTACAGGTAACATGGGAGTTAGGTAAGAATGGAATTACAGATAAATTAACTATTTGTATTTTTATTGCAGCGACTATAGCGATATTTACTTTTAAATTACACCCTTTATTAGTTATAGTCTTGGCAATAGTCTTTGCTTTAATCTTTTTGTAG
- a CDS encoding Gfo/Idh/MocA family protein, whose amino-acid sequence MLNGERLISRPIRWAMVGGGRTGQVGYKHRTGALRDNTAFELVAGAFDIDAERGKDFGVNIGVPENRCYPDYQTMFAEEADREDGIDVVSIATPNATHYDICKAALEADLHVICEKPLFFTTEEAQFIKELAEEKGKIVGVTYGFSGHQLLLQMRAMIEQGKIGDVRVVDLQYTHGFCATDEGDQKNDAQKWRVDPKVAGPSFVLGDLSTHTYYMSQLILPHMKIKKLLCDRQSFVGSRAPLEDNAHVLMHYDNGAVGTMWTSSINAGCMDAQRIRIVGSKASLEWWDSRPNELRYEVQGEPVQTMIRAMPYLDESCNADERLGALHAEGLSESWANIYLKFAMAIDAKDRGDKETLKNLVYPDIDTGLEGVRWVENCVRSADQGAVWVDFE is encoded by the coding sequence ATGCTAAATGGGGAAAGATTGATTTCAAGACCAATACGTTGGGCCATGGTTGGAGGCGGGCGTACTGGTCAAGTGGGGTACAAACATCGCACTGGAGCACTTCGGGATAACACTGCTTTTGAATTAGTGGCAGGTGCGTTTGATATAGACGCTGAAAGGGGAAAGGATTTTGGTGTTAATATCGGTGTTCCTGAGAATCGATGCTATCCTGATTACCAGACTATGTTTGCTGAAGAAGCGGATAGGGAGGATGGTATTGATGTTGTCTCCATCGCTACTCCTAATGCAACGCATTATGACATTTGCAAAGCTGCATTAGAGGCTGACCTGCATGTTATTTGTGAAAAACCATTGTTTTTTACTACTGAAGAAGCACAGTTTATCAAGGAGTTAGCAGAGGAAAAAGGAAAAATTGTAGGTGTGACATATGGTTTTTCCGGCCATCAGCTGCTCCTGCAAATGCGTGCAATGATTGAGCAAGGAAAAATAGGCGATGTACGTGTAGTGGATTTACAATATACCCATGGTTTCTGTGCAACAGATGAGGGAGATCAAAAAAATGATGCACAAAAATGGCGCGTTGACCCGAAAGTTGCGGGACCTAGTTTTGTTTTAGGGGATCTGTCCACTCACACATATTACATGTCTCAGTTAATTTTACCTCATATGAAAATTAAAAAATTATTATGCGACCGTCAAAGTTTTGTTGGAAGCCGTGCACCATTAGAGGACAATGCACACGTTCTGATGCATTATGATAATGGAGCAGTCGGAACGATGTGGACTTCATCGATTAATGCTGGATGCATGGATGCTCAAAGAATCCGTATTGTCGGATCAAAGGCAAGTTTAGAGTGGTGGGATAGCAGACCGAATGAATTAAGATATGAAGTTCAAGGGGAACCTGTACAAACAATGATACGTGCTATGCCATATCTAGATGAGAGCTGTAATGCAGATGAAAGATTAGGCGCATTACATGCTGAAGGGTTATCTGAGTCTTGGGCCAATATTTATCTCAAGTTTGCTATGGCCATTGATGCTAAAGATCGTGGTGATAAGGAAACATTGAAAAATTTGGTGTATCCTGATATTGACACTGGGTTAGAGGGTGTTCGCTGGGTTGAAAATTGTGTACGTTCTGCTGATCAAGGAGCAGTATGGGTAGATTTTGAATAG
- a CDS encoding ABC transporter ATP-binding protein — protein MVSCQIKKSLGNFELNVDFTMENETLVIVGHSGCGKSTTLRALSGLLTPDEGVIEVEGQVFFNKEKKINVSPEYREIGFLFQNYALFPHMTIFENVAYGLAARKLLKPEIERRVIEQLEQLNILAYADNIPAELSGGQQQRVALARALVLKPKLLLLDEPLSALDVTTRDRVRRELKKTLAELKIPAIVVTHDYEDAISLGHRIMVMDGGRVIQEGTPQELIIQPRSEFVADFSGTNYFDATYLGQTNGIGQYRLSNGNAIIQTQNVDKKGKEVSILIHPWDIRITKEKPVGKFVNVIPSKVTRILSYGNRFRVDIEGTIPLMTEIARDQMNILSDLDEGQSIYAIIENEAVQVFSHSEEEAYA, from the coding sequence ATGGTTAGCTGTCAAATCAAAAAGAGCCTCGGAAACTTTGAATTAAATGTTGATTTTACAATGGAGAATGAAACTTTAGTTATTGTTGGGCATAGTGGTTGTGGAAAGAGTACGACACTGAGAGCTTTATCAGGTTTACTTACTCCTGATGAAGGGGTGATTGAAGTCGAGGGACAGGTCTTCTTTAACAAAGAGAAGAAAATTAATGTTTCCCCGGAATATAGAGAAATAGGCTTTCTTTTTCAAAATTATGCCTTATTTCCACATATGACAATATTTGAAAATGTTGCTTATGGCTTAGCTGCTCGTAAACTATTAAAACCTGAAATTGAACGTCGAGTTATAGAGCAATTAGAACAATTAAATATTCTTGCTTATGCTGATAATATACCAGCCGAATTGTCTGGAGGACAGCAACAACGGGTGGCTTTGGCAAGAGCACTTGTTCTAAAACCAAAGTTATTACTACTTGATGAGCCTTTAAGTGCACTTGATGTGACAACCAGGGACCGCGTTCGTCGTGAATTGAAAAAAACATTGGCTGAATTAAAAATACCAGCAATTGTTGTCACACACGACTATGAGGATGCAATTAGCTTAGGACATCGAATTATGGTAATGGATGGCGGTAGAGTTATCCAGGAAGGGACTCCACAAGAATTAATTATTCAACCTCGTTCTGAATTTGTTGCTGATTTTAGCGGGACGAATTATTTTGACGCTACATATCTTGGTCAAACAAATGGAATTGGCCAGTATAGGTTGTCTAATGGGAATGCAATAATACAAACGCAGAATGTAGATAAAAAAGGGAAGGAAGTTTCAATATTAATACACCCTTGGGACATACGGATAACTAAAGAAAAGCCTGTTGGAAAATTTGTTAATGTAATACCTAGTAAAGTTACTCGAATACTATCCTATGGAAATAGATTTAGAGTGGACATAGAAGGAACCATACCGTTAATGACTGAAATTGCAAGAGACCAGATGAATATTCTGTCAGATTTAGACGAAGGGCAAAGTATTTATGCAATTATAGAAAACGAAGCAGTCCAAGTTTTCTCTCATTCGGAGGAGGAAGCGTATGCATAA
- a CDS encoding IS3 family transposase, which yields MCRYIEFFYNRKRMHSFIGYMIPVQYAKQFTRYLLKFECLG from the coding sequence CTGTGTCGATACATCGAGTTCTTCTATAACCGAAAGAGAATGCACAGTTTTATTGGCTACATGATCCCTGTACAGTATGCGAAACAGTTTACTCGTTATCTGCTTAAATTTGAGTGCCTAGGGTAG
- a CDS encoding ABC transporter permease: MLKIYRMMEISIFSLIVAITFSFLFFPLIIVFFDMSLGEMISYLHTPLAIESLKLSVYSTSISLVLILLFGTPLAYFLAKNDFKGKQVIDVLIQLPIVIPPAVAGVGLLMVFGRVGLLGPWLNSFGIQIGFTMNAVIMAQAFISAPFYIMAARTAFSSVDQNIESVSRTLGSSRLRTFFKVILPLSLPGLLTGAALSWGRALGEFGATIMFAGNLPGVTQTMPLAIFAAMESDMKIAVAISALLIGVAFCLLLSVKLIEYYPNFKVYLRKRKGNKKWLAVKSKRASETLN, from the coding sequence ATGTTGAAAATTTATCGCATGATGGAAATTTCTATATTCTCTTTAATTGTAGCGATTACATTTAGCTTTCTCTTTTTTCCTTTAATTATTGTTTTTTTCGATATGTCTCTTGGTGAAATGATAAGTTATTTGCATACCCCTTTAGCAATTGAATCATTAAAGCTTAGTGTATATTCAACTTCTATATCATTGGTATTAATTTTACTTTTTGGAACTCCTTTAGCATATTTTCTAGCAAAAAACGATTTTAAAGGAAAACAGGTCATAGACGTGCTGATTCAACTTCCGATTGTTATCCCCCCTGCAGTTGCTGGAGTTGGATTATTAATGGTCTTTGGTCGTGTTGGGCTTCTTGGCCCATGGCTAAATTCATTTGGAATTCAAATCGGTTTTACAATGAATGCTGTTATTATGGCTCAAGCCTTTATTTCTGCTCCTTTTTATATTATGGCAGCAAGGACTGCTTTTTCTAGTGTCGATCAAAATATAGAATCAGTATCAAGAACACTTGGCAGTTCACGTTTACGAACGTTTTTTAAAGTAATTCTTCCATTATCACTACCCGGACTGTTGACAGGGGCGGCATTAAGCTGGGGACGTGCTCTAGGAGAATTTGGCGCAACTATTATGTTTGCAGGGAATTTACCTGGAGTAACTCAAACAATGCCTTTGGCAATTTTTGCAGCAATGGAATCAGATATGAAGATTGCAGTTGCTATTTCTGCTTTACTTATAGGTGTAGCATTTTGTCTGCTACTGAGTGTTAAATTAATTGAATATTATCCAAATTTCAAAGTATATCTTCGAAAAAGAAAGGGGAATAAGAAATGGTTAGCTGTCAAATCAAAAAGAGCCTCGGAAACTTTGAATTAA
- a CDS encoding AraC family transcriptional regulator gives MTLNNFVSGKIFLNEYVHRLEQNGAVFNIPYWGAMPNHYNTLHHKHSFFEVCYVVEGEGTYIDGDDVYPLKRNTIFLSRPGVSHQIKSEQGLFLVYVAFQLVESESSDEWITIIENAKHCPKIIFEVNEDTVPVLLWKSLLIQASEPKHDLLKEALTNLAGSLIFSIIHSFVPISKKEESVHLPAPSSQFLKQVIIYIRDNLSDSLKMTDIADHFHVSRRHLSRLFVSEIGMSYSDFVQNERIERAATLLKSTSLSISEIAEESGFSEVHYFTRVFTSKMRNPPGRFRSLYSNLKTKDFTEY, from the coding sequence TTGACACTAAACAATTTTGTATCGGGAAAAATCTTTTTGAATGAATATGTTCATCGTTTAGAGCAGAACGGGGCAGTTTTTAACATACCCTATTGGGGGGCTATGCCTAATCATTATAATACGCTTCATCATAAACATTCTTTTTTTGAAGTGTGTTATGTCGTAGAAGGGGAAGGGACTTATATCGATGGGGACGACGTATACCCGCTTAAAAGAAATACAATATTTCTTTCTAGACCAGGTGTTTCGCATCAAATTAAAAGTGAGCAAGGATTATTTCTTGTATATGTCGCATTTCAATTGGTTGAATCAGAATCAAGTGATGAATGGATCACGATCATAGAGAACGCCAAGCATTGTCCAAAAATAATCTTTGAAGTAAATGAGGACACGGTTCCTGTACTTCTATGGAAATCTTTACTCATCCAAGCGTCAGAGCCGAAACATGATTTGTTAAAAGAGGCACTAACAAACTTAGCAGGGAGCCTCATTTTTTCTATTATTCATTCTTTTGTGCCTATTTCTAAGAAGGAGGAATCGGTACATTTGCCTGCACCTTCTTCCCAATTTCTTAAACAGGTCATCATTTATATTCGTGATAATCTATCGGATTCATTAAAAATGACCGATATAGCCGACCATTTCCATGTATCTAGGAGGCATTTGTCTCGTCTATTTGTATCTGAGATAGGGATGAGTTACTCTGATTTTGTACAAAATGAAAGGATAGAGAGGGCGGCAACGCTGCTTAAATCAACAAGCTTATCCATTAGTGAAATTGCTGAAGAAAGCGGTTTCTCTGAGGTTCATTATTTTACTCGTGTATTTACTTCTAAAATGCGTAATCCTCCAGGGCGTTTCCGTTCACTTTACTCCAACTTAAAAACGAAGGACTTCACAGAGTATTGA
- a CDS encoding 4Fe-4S dicluster domain-containing protein — MHKQYGILIDLRRCAGCHACTVACKSEHDVPLGSFRTRVESIETGHYPTVKRHFIPMMCNQCTDAPCISACPTNSIQRDEMGIITINQESCVGAADCVPACPYEAIFLHPQTNIASKCDFCKERLIEGEEPACVSTCPTDAFVFGDINNPSSKIASMIKDNDVLRLQEEAATEPNVFYLQLDKLTESLLNGINNGKERKERHGTKKETNSHDVY, encoded by the coding sequence ATGCATAAGCAATATGGAATACTTATTGATTTGCGGCGCTGTGCAGGGTGTCATGCTTGCACCGTCGCTTGTAAATCGGAGCATGATGTACCACTTGGCTCCTTTCGAACTAGAGTAGAGTCGATCGAAACTGGACACTACCCGACCGTAAAGCGTCATTTTATCCCAATGATGTGTAATCAATGTACAGATGCTCCATGCATTTCAGCATGCCCAACCAATTCCATTCAACGTGATGAAATGGGTATTATTACAATTAATCAGGAATCGTGTGTGGGAGCAGCAGATTGTGTACCAGCTTGTCCTTATGAGGCTATTTTCCTTCATCCACAAACAAATATAGCAAGTAAGTGTGATTTTTGTAAGGAACGTTTAATAGAAGGAGAAGAGCCGGCTTGTGTCAGTACATGTCCAACAGATGCTTTCGTGTTTGGTGACATTAATAATCCCTCATCAAAAATCGCTTCTATGATTAAGGACAATGATGTACTTAGATTACAAGAAGAAGCAGCAACAGAGCCGAATGTGTTTTATCTTCAGTTGGATAAATTAACAGAATCGTTACTCAATGGAATTAACAACGGCAAGGAAAGGAAGGAGAGACATGGAACAAAAAAAGAAACGAATTCCCACGATGTGTATTAA
- a CDS encoding molybdopterin-containing oxidoreductase family protein, with product MEQKKKRIPTMCINCSTICGLLAHVENGKVIKLEGNPNDPNSRGHICAKGHAARNMLYDPSRILHPLKRVGKRGEGKWKRISWEEAIEEVVSHLKPLRAKGKPEQLVLQYGRDCTNGILDRFTDAFGTPNKVGHRGLCSLNKRMAIKATIGDTDWDTNDVAHTRYILNFGSNLYEAHQGHVPFLQRVVEGRIENGAKLVTFDVRLSNTAARSDEWVPIFPGTDGLVALAMGHVIMEEGLYDKVFLDTWTNYSSKELKKYLEQFTPEQAAKESGVPVSTIRRIAIEFAKASPRCTTVSNRGSQAHSNGFHNERAIILLNAIVGNVGKKGGWCYIAGKLDDSVVPQPKPSPPKPSVKTELSHPSAYPFVNKIYPRAVSSTIYPYIAESKVQVGALMTYYVNAPMSWPEGSTTVKEIYLDEEKIPFHVAIDAFYSESAHLADIILPDATFLEKWDLDARNSYELIPYVGLRQPVVQPRGQSRDIRDILKEIAHGIGDGMDAYFQYCSAEEYIHEWAKSVPGGVQSLKENGFYWDSSKQPNYEPFLQVLPKSKWKDALIEKDTGIIKTRDGVSIGILLNGKAYRGFATETRKFQIYLPDLERFNQNHEMEADPLPTYVPIKNRELKENEFILTTFKWNVHTQSRTMNQKWLAEIVHDNPMWINPATAASFHIKDGDIVEVSSNIAKMNIKVHLTEGIHPKVVAISASMGHFKYGPIASGQDIDKGAQEGVNPKYDDNDINDNKWWDEIGYNPNPLIPSKTDPVGGGQSWNDTIVTIKKQQV from the coding sequence ATGGAACAAAAAAAGAAACGAATTCCCACGATGTGTATTAATTGCAGTACGATTTGTGGATTACTTGCCCATGTCGAGAATGGGAAAGTAATAAAGTTAGAGGGAAATCCAAATGACCCCAATTCTCGTGGTCATATATGTGCGAAAGGCCATGCTGCTAGAAACATGCTTTATGACCCATCGCGTATCCTTCATCCTTTAAAGCGTGTTGGAAAGCGTGGGGAAGGAAAATGGAAACGAATTAGCTGGGAGGAAGCGATTGAGGAGGTTGTTAGCCATCTAAAGCCGCTTCGTGCAAAAGGGAAGCCAGAACAATTAGTACTGCAATATGGACGTGATTGTACAAATGGTATATTAGATCGATTTACAGATGCATTTGGAACACCGAACAAAGTTGGTCATCGTGGACTTTGTTCCCTAAATAAACGAATGGCTATTAAAGCAACAATTGGTGATACCGATTGGGATACGAATGATGTCGCACATACGAGGTATATTTTAAATTTTGGCAGTAATCTATATGAGGCTCACCAAGGTCACGTCCCTTTTTTACAACGTGTAGTTGAAGGCCGAATTGAAAATGGAGCAAAACTAGTAACCTTTGATGTGCGTTTATCGAATACAGCAGCACGATCGGATGAGTGGGTACCGATTTTCCCCGGAACGGATGGTTTAGTTGCACTAGCAATGGGTCATGTAATCATGGAGGAAGGACTTTATGACAAAGTATTCTTGGATACATGGACGAATTATTCTTCGAAAGAGTTGAAGAAATATTTAGAACAATTTACTCCAGAACAGGCTGCAAAGGAAAGCGGGGTGCCGGTCTCAACAATTCGTCGTATTGCAATTGAATTTGCAAAGGCTTCTCCGCGTTGTACAACTGTTTCAAACAGGGGCTCTCAAGCACATAGTAATGGATTTCATAACGAAAGAGCAATTATTTTATTAAATGCAATTGTCGGTAACGTTGGGAAAAAGGGTGGCTGGTGTTATATTGCTGGAAAGCTTGATGATAGTGTTGTTCCTCAGCCCAAACCTTCTCCACCTAAACCAAGTGTCAAAACTGAACTTTCACATCCATCAGCGTACCCTTTTGTAAATAAGATATATCCACGTGCGGTTTCATCGACCATTTACCCATATATAGCCGAAAGCAAGGTCCAAGTTGGAGCATTAATGACATACTATGTAAATGCTCCGATGAGTTGGCCTGAAGGTTCGACAACTGTTAAGGAAATATATTTAGATGAAGAAAAAATTCCGTTTCATGTGGCAATTGATGCGTTTTATAGTGAGTCCGCCCATTTAGCGGATATTATCCTTCCAGATGCCACGTTTCTTGAAAAGTGGGATCTTGATGCTAGAAATTCCTATGAGCTCATTCCTTATGTGGGTCTTCGTCAACCTGTTGTCCAACCGAGAGGCCAATCCCGGGATATCAGAGATATTTTAAAAGAAATTGCTCATGGAATAGGGGATGGAATGGATGCATACTTTCAATATTGTTCAGCGGAGGAATACATTCATGAATGGGCTAAAAGTGTACCTGGCGGCGTACAATCTCTAAAGGAGAACGGATTCTATTGGGATAGTAGTAAGCAACCAAACTATGAACCTTTTTTACAAGTTTTACCTAAAAGTAAATGGAAGGATGCTTTGATAGAAAAGGATACAGGGATTATCAAAACAAGAGATGGGGTTTCTATCGGAATTCTGTTAAATGGCAAAGCTTATCGAGGATTTGCGACAGAAACAAGAAAGTTCCAAATATATTTACCTGATTTAGAGAGGTTCAATCAAAATCATGAAATGGAGGCAGATCCGTTGCCAACGTATGTTCCAATTAAAAATAGAGAATTGAAAGAAAATGAATTCATCTTAACTACATTTAAATGGAACGTACATACACAATCAAGGACAATGAATCAAAAATGGCTGGCAGAGATTGTTCATGATAACCCAATGTGGATAAATCCAGCCACCGCTGCTTCCTTCCATATAAAAGATGGAGACATAGTAGAAGTATCTAGTAATATAGCAAAGATGAACATAAAAGTGCACCTTACCGAGGGAATTCATCCGAAGGTTGTTGCCATTTCAGCAAGTATGGGACATTTTAAGTACGGACCGATAGCATCAGGCCAGGATATAGACAAAGGAGCACAAGAAGGAGTTAATCCAAAGTATGATGATAATGATATAAATGATAATAAGTGGTGGGATGAAATAGGATATAATCCGAATCCTCTAATTCCTAGTAAGACAGATCCAGTTGGCGGAGGACAATCATGGAACGATACCATTGTTACGATAAAAAAGCAGCAGGTATGA
- a CDS encoding sugar porter family MFS transporter has protein sequence MKLNSQLYYILFISAVASLGGLLFGYDTAVVAGAEQSVQLYLVDSLGLSSFIHGLTVSSALAGCIIGAIISGVLSNSIGRRNTLVIAAVLFFLSALGSAYPELIFFTASEPSLALLVTFNIYRIIGGIGVGLASAIAPVYISEMSPPNIRGKMVVTYNMAVVFGQTVVYVVTWFIVLGKSSDWINDMGWRYMFASEMIPAALFFFLLLFIPETPRYMALKQDYGNAYNLLEKINGSKQVASETLQQIKHSLNTSTEKVSIFYYGKLVLFVGFLVAILQQFIGINIILYYAPRIFENLGADPSTSMLQTIFIGAIGVAVSFLSIRLVEAKGRKFLLLFGSAGCAICLTAVATLFYLGIQGISTLIFILGFVAIFQMTWGPVTWVLLSELFPNKIRGQAVAIAVTLMWGANLTASSTFPPLNDALGAGAFIIYGLISTFAFFFVLKFVPETKNKSLEEIEEIWLAGKKVEPEITDMVSEKKLN, from the coding sequence ATGAAACTAAATAGCCAACTATATTATATTTTATTTATATCAGCAGTAGCTTCTTTAGGTGGACTTCTGTTTGGTTATGATACAGCGGTTGTTGCAGGGGCAGAACAATCCGTACAATTATACCTAGTGGACAGTTTAGGGTTAAGTTCATTTATTCATGGTCTTACTGTATCTAGTGCATTGGCAGGATGTATTATAGGGGCAATAATATCTGGAGTGTTGTCCAATTCAATAGGACGACGTAATACATTAGTTATTGCAGCTGTTTTATTTTTTCTTTCGGCACTAGGTTCAGCTTACCCAGAGTTAATATTCTTCACTGCAAGTGAACCTAGTTTAGCATTGTTGGTCACTTTTAATATTTATAGAATAATAGGTGGTATTGGAGTAGGTTTAGCTTCAGCCATAGCACCTGTCTATATAAGTGAAATGAGTCCTCCGAATATCAGAGGAAAAATGGTCGTTACTTATAATATGGCTGTTGTGTTTGGTCAAACTGTTGTATACGTTGTCACTTGGTTCATCGTACTAGGTAAATCTAGTGATTGGATTAATGATATGGGCTGGAGATATATGTTTGCTTCCGAAATGATCCCAGCTGCATTATTTTTCTTCCTTCTATTATTTATCCCGGAAACACCTAGATATATGGCCCTTAAACAGGACTATGGTAATGCATATAACTTATTGGAAAAGATAAATGGGTCTAAACAAGTAGCTAGTGAGACCCTTCAACAAATCAAACATTCTTTAAACACTTCAACAGAAAAAGTGAGCATCTTTTATTATGGAAAGCTAGTTTTGTTTGTAGGTTTTCTAGTAGCTATTTTGCAACAATTTATAGGCATAAATATTATTCTATATTATGCACCGCGGATCTTTGAAAACCTTGGTGCTGATCCGTCAACATCCATGTTACAAACGATATTTATTGGAGCTATAGGTGTTGCTGTTTCATTCCTATCTATAAGGTTAGTTGAAGCAAAGGGAAGAAAATTCTTGCTGCTTTTTGGTTCTGCAGGATGTGCGATTTGTTTAACTGCAGTAGCGACACTTTTCTATTTAGGTATCCAAGGAATTAGTACACTAATCTTTATTTTAGGATTTGTAGCTATATTCCAGATGACTTGGGGACCTGTTACCTGGGTTTTACTCTCAGAGTTGTTCCCTAATAAGATTAGAGGGCAAGCTGTTGCTATTGCTGTTACATTAATGTGGGGCGCTAATTTAACAGCTTCATCTACATTTCCTCCACTAAATGATGCTTTAGGTGCAGGAGCTTTTATCATTTACGGCCTTATTAGTACTTTTGCCTTTTTCTTTGTATTAAAATTTGTTCCAGAAACAAAAAATAAATCACTTGAAGAAATTGAAGAGATATGGCTCGCTGGAAAAAAAGTTGAACCAGAAATAACAGATATGGTTTCTGAAAAAAAGTTGAATTAG
- a CDS encoding Gfo/Idh/MocA family protein — MTLRIGVIGTGAIGQEHVHRITHSLQGAEIVAVTDVNKEQAIKVVKKQNINAKVYESGNELIQSSDVEAIMVTSWGPTHEEFVLAAIDAGKPVFCEKPLATTAEGCKRIVDAEVTHGKQLVQVGFMRRFDHSYRQLKKVIDEGKIGDPLMVNCAHRAPAAPGFKGDMALTDSLVHEMDVLRWLLDDDYVSAQVLLPRRTRFADEGLQDPHIMLLETKQGIRISVESFVNCQYGYDIQCQVVGETGTANLPEPSSVPVRSDAKLSNEILVDWKDRFIDAFNVEFQEWIDSTKKGEVNGPSAWDGYVAAVTSDACVEAKRTGQIEPISMPKRPAFYDRGQKVKL; from the coding sequence ATGACATTAAGAATTGGTGTCATAGGAACAGGTGCGATTGGACAAGAACATGTTCATAGAATTACACATTCACTACAAGGGGCAGAAATTGTTGCGGTCACTGATGTAAATAAAGAGCAAGCAATCAAAGTTGTGAAAAAGCAAAATATCAATGCTAAAGTTTATGAAAGCGGAAACGAATTAATTCAATCGAGTGATGTTGAGGCTATTATGGTCACGTCATGGGGACCGACTCACGAAGAATTTGTCTTAGCGGCCATTGATGCGGGAAAGCCGGTTTTCTGTGAAAAACCACTTGCAACGACGGCTGAAGGATGTAAACGAATTGTTGATGCGGAGGTTACACACGGAAAACAGTTGGTACAAGTAGGTTTTATGCGCCGCTTTGACCATAGTTATCGACAATTGAAAAAAGTCATCGATGAAGGAAAGATCGGTGATCCGTTAATGGTAAATTGCGCACATCGTGCTCCAGCAGCACCAGGTTTTAAAGGAGACATGGCGTTAACAGACTCGCTCGTTCATGAAATGGATGTGCTGAGATGGTTACTTGATGATGATTATGTATCTGCTCAAGTTCTCTTGCCAAGAAGAACGCGCTTTGCAGATGAAGGACTCCAAGATCCACATATTATGTTACTAGAAACGAAACAAGGCATTCGAATTAGCGTAGAAAGCTTTGTTAATTGTCAATATGGCTATGATATTCAATGTCAAGTTGTGGGAGAAACAGGAACAGCTAATTTACCAGAGCCATCAAGTGTACCTGTACGTAGTGACGCAAAACTTTCGAATGAAATTTTAGTAGACTGGAAAGATCGCTTTATTGATGCTTTTAATGTTGAGTTTCAAGAGTGGATTGATTCAACGAAAAAAGGAGAAGTAAATGGTCCGTCAGCTTGGGATGGTTATGTTGCAGCCGTAACTTCGGATGCTTGTGTTGAAGCAAAAAGAACAGGGCAGATTGAGCCGATCTCGATGCCTAAGCGTCCAGCGTTTTATGATAGAGGACAAAAAGTTAAATTATAG